GTGTTTCACGTAAAGCTGTACCACCTCGTCGCCGTCGCGCTTGCCGGTGTTTTGCACTTCTACGCTCATCGTTACGGGCTGGCCAGTTGGGGCGCTGGGGGGCATTTTTAGGCCGCTGTACTTAAACGTAGTATAGCTCAGGCCGTGTCCGAATGGGTAGAGCGGCGTGTCCTTGAAGTAGCGGTAGGTGCGCCCTTCCATATCATAGTTATCGAAGGGCGGCAGCTGCTTTTCTGAGCGGTAAAACGTCACGGGAAGACGGCCGGCGGGGTTGTAGTCGCCAAAGAGCACATCGGCCAGAGCCGTGCCGGTGGCTTGGCCGCCGTACCACGTGTTGATGATGGCGGGGATATTGGCCGCTTCCCACGGCACACCTAGCGCACTGCCGGTCATCATAGCAAAGACCACCGGCTTGCCCGACGATTTGAGCACCTTCAGCAGCTCGGTCTGTACTTTGGGCAGGGCAATGCTAGTGCGGTCGCCGCCGCTGAAGCCTTCCACATCTACCTTCATTTCCTCACCTTCCAAGCGCGGAGAAATGCCCCCCACGAAGATGATGGCGTCGGCGTCGCGCACTTGGGCCAGGATATTCTTCGCGTTCATGGGCACAATGTGCGCGCCGGCAAACTTGAGAATGGTGCGGCGGTCGGCCTGGAAGTACTCGATTTTGATGTCCATCTTTTGGCCCGCCACTACTTTCTGCTTGTGCTGGGTGGTCGAAACGCCGCGGCTTTTCCAGTTATCGATGACCAGCTTATTGTCGACGAATAAGCGGTAGCCATCGTCGCCGGTTATCTGGAAGGCTAGCTCCTCCGACTTCTCCGGGGTGAACGTGGTGGTATAGCGGGCTGAGAAATTCTCGGAAGGCAGGCCGGGCACCACTTCGATTTTCACGTTGGCCAAATAGCGGTCGAGGCCGACTTCCTGGGTGGTTACCATGGGTTGGCCTTCCAGGTTGGTGCCTTTAAAATACTCCGCTTTGAAGCCGGGCTGACCGTTGAAGGCAAGGCTCTTATTGATGTCGAAGGTCTCATACACGATGTTGCTGGCGTAGTCAACACCTTGGATAAAGGTCACCGCTGTGCCTTTACCTACTTTGGCCCGAATACCTTCGAGCGGGGTCACGTTATCGGTGGGGAAGCCGTTGTAATTGCCGAGCTGCACGGCGTCGTTGTCGGCGTTGGGGCCGAGCACGACCAGCTTCTTGATGTCCTTGCGGAGCGGCAGCGTGTTCTTCTCGTTTTTCAGCAGCACCAACGATTCGTGGGCCATTTGGAGGGCGTGGGATTGGTGGGGGGCACTTTCCACCACGCTCATCGGAATCTGGGCGTACTTCACGCGCTCCACTGGGTCGAACATGCCCAGCTGAAAGCGAATCTTATACAGTCGCTTCACCGACACATCCAGCTGCTGCTCGGTTATGAGCTTGCGCTGCACCGATTCCAGCAGGGAGTTGTAGGTAAAGAGCTTGCCCGTGGCGCATTCGAGGTCGGTGCCGTGGAGCACGGCGTTGGCGGCGGCAGTGGCCGCGTCGGGGTCAGTTTTGTGGTTCTGCCAGAAGTCGTTGATGCCGTCGCAGTCGGAAGTGACGTAGCCCTGAAACTTCCACTTATCGTAGAGAATCTCATTCATCAGCTTGTCGCTGCCGCAGCAGGGCTGCCCGGCGTAGGCGTTGTAGGCGCACATCACGCTGGCAACTTTCGCATCCACAATTAAGTCGCGGAAGGCGGGCAAATACGTGTCCCACAGGTCGTAGTCGCTGATTTTGGCGTCGAATACATGGCGCAGCTGCTCGGGGCCGCTGTGGACGGCAAAGTGCTTGGCGCAGGCCGTCACCTTTAAATATTTTGGGTCATCACCCTGGAATCCTTTTACCAGCGCTGAGCCCAGCTGGCCCGTCAGATAAGGATCTTCACCATAGGTTTCCTGGCCCCGGCCCCAGCGCGGGTCACGGAAAATATTGATGTTGGGCGTCCAGAACGTGAGGCCCTGGTAGATACCTCGCTCACCGCGGCGGGCGTACTCGTTATGCACGGCGCGGGCTTCGTCGGAGGTGATGGTGGCCATTTTGAGCATGGCGTCGGTGTTGAACGTAGCGGCCAACCCAATGGCCTGCGGAAACACCGTCGTCTTCATGCTTGTGCGAGCCACACCGTGCAGGGCCTCATTCCACCAGTTGTAAGCCGGAATACCCAGCCGATCAATAGCGGGCGAAGCATTCAGCATTTGGCTCACTTTTTCCTCCAAGGTCAGGCGCCCGACCAGATCATTGACCCGCTGATCGATGGGTTGATCAGGGTTGCGAAACGGGAAGTCTTCGGGCTTGCTGGGGGGCATTTCTTGGGCAGAAGTGGCAGCTGGGGCAGTGGCGGTCTGCTGGCTTCCTTTACCGCACCCCGCAAGGGCTGCCAGCGACAAAACGATTAATAGTTTCTTCATCCTTTGGGTGAGATGGTGAAAAATGGTGGTCGTGGACTACTAGGACCTGAGACTTGTCCTTTCCTTCATTAATGGGTACTTAAAATTACCAGTCATGCCGAGCGGAGCGAAGCATCTCGCGTGTTTAGCAAGAGTAGTAATCAGACATCAGCACGCGATATGTTCCGCTCGGCATGACCGGCTGAGGTTAGCAAGCCTTGGTTACTGAAGGAAAAGACGCGCATCTAAAGTAGGCGGCTTGCCACCCACGACCAGTGATTTTAAGCCAAATCTGCGCAGTGGGGCAAGAAATAATCTATGTAATCGATTGTGATAGCATTTCTTATCGATAGTAGTGCCTTTAGAACTCAGCCCTTTGCCTGCCGCTCTACGTTTATCTAGCTTCGAATCCAATACCCAAGATCTTACCTCACCCCAACCTTATACAACCTAGAAAAGCAAAATCATGGCAGGAAAACTCAATGGAAAAGTAGCCCTCATTACGGGTGCAAGTGCTGGTATCGGTGAAGCCTGCGCGCGGGCCTTGGCTGCTGAAGGAGCAAATTTGGTATTGACCGCTCGGCGCGACGAACGGCTGGAGTCGTTGGCCGCCGAGCTGCGCCAGCTGGGCGTAGAAGTAGAATTTGTGGCTGGTGACGCCCGCGACGAGGAAACCGCCCGCCGCACCGTACAGGCTGCCACCGACTCGTTTGGTCGCCTCGACATTCTGATCAATAACGCTGGCGCGGGCAACTACAAAAACCTGGTCGACACCAGCGCTGACGAGTACGATGAGCTCATGGACACCAACATGCGCACCACCTTCCTCTTCACCCGTCACGCCGTACCCGTGATGCAGGCCCAGAAATCGGGCACCATTCTAATGCTCTCGTCGATGGCGGGCGTGTATGGTTTCGCGGGCGAAGCGGTGTATTGCGCCACCAAGTTTGCGCAGGTAGGCTTTGCCCAAGCACTGGATAAAGAGCTGCGGCCGGATGGCATTAAAGTGGGCGCTATCTGCCCCGGCGGCGTCAAAACAGAGTTTGCATTAGGCAAAGGCCGCACCGAGGAAAAAGTAGCCCAATCGGGGATGCTGGACGCGGAGGACGTGGCGGGCGCAGTACTGCTGGCCTGCACGCAGTCGGCCAACTCGCGCATTATTGAAATACAAATGCGCACCATGGACGAGGCGCTTACCTAGGCTTTAGATTTTTAATTCATCCACAAAAAATCCCTCCAACATACTTTGGGGGGCTTTTTTGCACTTATCAGGCTTGTGTATTCCATACCCTAGAAATCCGAACGGTGTAGCGACGCGACGCAAACAGCTTTTACGCTGCTGACTCAGGATGGCGGAGCAATTGATACAAGCTGGCGATGTGGCTGAATAGTACCACCGGCACAATAAACGCGGGCAGCCACACAAACGGAAAGCGCAGCACCCCCACATTCGGCTGCTCAAAAGCCAGCCGCTGAAGCGGTGTTGGGGCCGAGAGCAACGCCAGCGTCACGATGATGGCCAGCAACGCCAGCGCGGCTACATTCCAGACAATCAGTCCTCCCCTACCCAGCCGCTGTTTGCGCCACAAGCTCGCCACCACCGGAGCCGTAAGGCCCGCCAGGATGTCGAAGTTTCGGCCGGAAAACGTCATCATTTCGGGCACCAAACGATGGGCAGCGAGGCCAAACAGGCCAATTTCCACGCCCACCCGCACTACACTGATGGAAGTCAGATCGGCGAGCGGCAGGCGGGCCATCCAGCGGCGGCCTTGCGGAGAAATAACGATGGCCAGCATAACGGCCACGGCTGGCAAAAGCGCGCCCAGCGCCAAGTGGGGCGGCAGCGCGTCCAGATTGGTTTGATAAAAGCCCCCCAACGCCAAGCCAGCCTGCACGGTAAGCCACACCCCAACAATCAGCCAGTAATAGGTAATTGAGCTGCCGGCGCGTTGTATAGCCTGCGCCAACAGCCACGCGGTAAAGGAAGTACAGGCCACAAACAGCACACTAAGCCAAGCCGGCACCGGTGCATTCAGATATTCCAGATTGGCAGTTGGCATCAGGTAAAGCTTCAGGAACGGATGACTGACAGATAATATAGCATTTCTTGAATAAAACTACTAGCGCAACCTTCTGTCCGGTCAAATCTGCTTTCACATTTGCTGCACCTGCTGCCAGATAGCCTCCTCCACGGGAATGCCGTGGGCCAAATTATCTTGGCGGGTGGCAAATGACTGCTCGCCGGGGTAGAACACCTGCTCGCCCGCTTCCGACGGCGCACCGCTTTTGGTGTAGCTGAGAATTTCCTCTATCAAGGCCGCGTGCATGTTGGGCTGGTGCAACGCAATAAAGCACTGCGATACACCCGCTTCAGTGCCCGACTGCGTGATGGCCGCCGTGGAGCGGCCGCCGCTGAGGGCGGTCAGTAGCACGTCGAGTACCAGCGACAGGCCCGACCCTTTCCAGAAGCCAATGGGCAAGGCCCGCTCCGAGGCCAGAATATCGGCGGCGTTGGTGGTGAGTTGGCCTTTCTGGTCGTAGCCGCCGGGCACGGGCAGGAGTTCTTGTCGGGTGGCATACGTATTCAGCTTGCCATAAGAATACTGCGAAATAGCCATATCCAGCACGACGGGGGCTTTTCGCCGCGCGGCACGGCAATAACTAGCGGATTGTTGCCCAGCCGTGCATCCGTGCCGCCCCAGGGCGTAACGTTGGCAATGGTATTAGTGAAGCAAATGCCAATGCAGCCGGCTTCGGCGGCCTGCCAACCGTAGGTGCCGCCGCGCATCCAGTGGTTGGTGTTGCGGAGTGCCACGCAGCCAATCCCATGCTCCTTCGCCAAGGAAATAGCCCGCCCCATGCACACGCTGGCGCTATACATACCGGGAGCTAAGTTGCCATCCCAGCGCTCCAGCGCGCCATTTTGCTCTACACATTCCGGCTCGGCGTCGGGGTGCACTAAGCCGCTCTGCACGACCTGCACAAACGTCGGAAACCGGTTGAGGCCATGCGTATACACGCCGTCGCGACTGTTTTGGGCGAAGATGGTGGCGCAGTGCTCGGCGCGGTCTTCCGAAAAGGCCAGCGACAATAGCACCCGCTTAAACTCCTGCTGGAGCTGTGGGTAAGGAATACGGAGACTCATGGGGGGCTTTTTGGTTGATGGTTAGCAGTTACTTGTAATGGTCGTCCGCTGGAAAGCAGCTTGCTCTTATGGATTCGAGCAAGCATTATGACACCTGCTTCCGGTTTCAACTGACCTACTCAAGTTGGCAATACGCGATTTTTCGAATTTTTACCCGCTTTTCTTGCCACTAACTTCTATTCTGGCAGCTCCTCTGCGTTTTGCCCACCGGCTTTTTTCAGACCTCAATAAGAGAAATCAGCCCCCCACATAGTGGCGCGACGCGTGAGTAAGTGTATGGGTTTTGGCTTGGGTCGCAGCTCATCCGTAGTAATACGGACAAAAAACAAAGCTGAAGTGTCGTAAAATCCGTAGTAGCTACCTGTCCCCGCGGGAGCGCCTACACGTTATACACAGCAGTATTTACGAGCAGGCACCATCTCTCCTGCGCGTCTGAGGCTTTATACATTCCGATTGATGGCCAGAACAATTATCGTTTCCAACCGCCTGCCCACCAAAGTGCAGCGCACCAACGACGGCCTCACCTTTCAGCCCAGCGAAGGCGGGCTGGCTACCGGCTTAGGCTCCATCTACAGGGCCGATGGTAATATTTGGGTGGGCTGGCCTGGCTTATTTGTAGAAGACCCCGCTGAGCAGCAGCACGTAACCGACCAGCTACGCAACGACAGCATGGCGCCGGTATTCCTGACCGAAACCGAAATCCGGGATTTCTACGAAGGCTTCAGCAACTCCACGCTCTGGCCTATTTTCCATTATTTCAACGAATACGCCACCTTCGAGGAGTCGCATTGGGAAGCCTACGTGGCCGCCAACGCCAAATTCTGCGAAGCCGTACTCGCGCTGGCCGGCCCCGACGATACTATCTGGGTACACGATTATCAGTTGCTGCTCCTGCCGCAGATGCTGCGCGCTGCGCGGCCCAAGGCTACCATTGGCTTCTTTCTGCACATTCCGTTTCCCTCGTACGAGCTGCTGCGGGTGCTGCCCTGGAGCACGGAGCTGTTGGAAGGTATGCTGGGCGCCGATCTGATTGGCTTCCACACCTTCTACTACATGCGCCATTTTCTGAGCGCGGTTTCCAATCTGCTGGGGCTTCCCAACCAGAACGGCCAGATTGAAACGCCCAGCCGCATGGTGCTCGTCGATGCCTTTCCGATGGGTATCGATTATGAGCGCTACGCTACGGCTGCCGCCTCGGAAGCGGCGCTGGGGCACATCCAAACGTTTCGCGAAGCCTTGCGCGGGGTGCGCATGATCCTGTCTATCGACCGCCTCGACTATACCAAAGGCATTGCGCAGCGACTCCGGGCTTTTGAAGAATTGTTGAAGCGCTACCCCGAGTGGCGCGAACAGGTGAGCCTGCTGATGCTGGTGGTGCCCTCCCGCGACCAAGTAACGCAATATCAGGCCCTGAAAGTGGAGGTAGATGAGCTGGTCGGCCGCATCAATGCACAGTACGGCACAATTGCCTGGACGCCCATTCTGTACTTCTACCGCTCGCTGCCCTTCGACCAGCTGGTAGCGCTCTACCGCTTAGCCGACGTGGCGCTGGTAACGCCCGTGCGCGACGGCATGAACCTGGTAGCCAAGGAATATATTGCCTGCAAAGCCGACCAGCGCGGCGTGCTCATCCTCAGCGAGCGAGCCGGCGCGGCCCAGGAGCTTTCCGATGCGCTGCTCATCAACCCCACCGCCACCGGCAAAGTGGCGGACGTACTGCACCAGGCCCTCACCATGCCGGAAGACGAGCAGAAAAGCCGGATGAGCAACTTGCAGGCCCTGGTGCGCCAGTACGACGTGTTTGCCTGGACGGAGCTGTTCATGAACCGGCTGGCGTACAGTAAGATTAAGCAACTGACATTGGGCACCGACTTCTTGGATGCTGAGGCCAGCGCCCAACTACGGCGCGACTACCAAAAAGCCCCCCAGCGACTATTACTGCTCGATTATGGCGGCACCTTAGTTGATTTCCACAACAACCCCGAGCACGCCAAGCCCGACGAGGAGCTACTCCGGTTATTGCGCGTTCTTACCGCTAACCCCCGGAACCGCGTCGTTATTATCAGCGGGCACGACCGACCCACGCTGGAAAATTGGCTGGGCCATCTTCGCCTCGATTTTATTGCCGAGCATGGCGTGTGGCTGCGGCAGGCGGGCGAAGAGTGGTACCTGTTTCGGCCCATGGAATCAAAGTGGAAAAAGGGCTTTCGGCCTTTGCTGGAGCAGTATGTCAGTCGCACTGCCGGCTCATTCATTGAAGAGAAAGACTACTCCCTGGTGTGGCACTACCGCCGCGCCGATGCGGCCTTGGGCGAAGTGCGCTCGCGGGAATTGCTCAATCACCTCAACTTTATGACTTCCAACACCGATTTGCAGGTACTGGAAGGCAATAAAGCGCTGGAAATAAAGACGATTGGCATTACGAAGGGTACCGCCGCACAGCGTTGGCTTACGCCCGATTATTCCGACTTTATTCTGGCTATCGGCGACGACCGCACCGACGAAGATATCTTCCGGGCCTTATCTCCTGATGCCTACAGCGTGAAAGTGGGCAGCGCCATTCACTCTGCGGCCCGCTACTCTGTGGGTGGCATCTCGGACGTGCGCAAACTGCTTACCGGGCTTGCTGAGGTAGAAGCTACCCGCCCAGATGTACACGTAGCGCAGTCCACGCCTACCTAACAGAGTACAGTTGGCAACTGAATAGCTATAGCAAAAAAGCCCCCAGAACTTGTCTGGGGGCTTTTTTAGGTTCAATTGTTCTTTACTGACTATTTATCTGCTCAAAGCGGGCATCCAACTCAGCACGCGAGGCTTGCCGGATTTTCTCTGAGGTGCCATAGCCAATTTCCTGCTCCCCGGCCGCCAGTCGAGCCACGATGCTATCGGCAAACTCATCGACGGGCACGGCCCAGGTATGCAGGCCCGGCCCACCCAAATCGGTATTCACACCGGGCGGCACAATTTCCAGCACACTCACTCCC
The window above is part of the Hymenobacter radiodurans genome. Proteins encoded here:
- a CDS encoding bifunctional alpha,alpha-trehalose-phosphate synthase (UDP-forming)/trehalose-phosphatase, with protein sequence MARTIIVSNRLPTKVQRTNDGLTFQPSEGGLATGLGSIYRADGNIWVGWPGLFVEDPAEQQHVTDQLRNDSMAPVFLTETEIRDFYEGFSNSTLWPIFHYFNEYATFEESHWEAYVAANAKFCEAVLALAGPDDTIWVHDYQLLLLPQMLRAARPKATIGFFLHIPFPSYELLRVLPWSTELLEGMLGADLIGFHTFYYMRHFLSAVSNLLGLPNQNGQIETPSRMVLVDAFPMGIDYERYATAAASEAALGHIQTFREALRGVRMILSIDRLDYTKGIAQRLRAFEELLKRYPEWREQVSLLMLVVPSRDQVTQYQALKVEVDELVGRINAQYGTIAWTPILYFYRSLPFDQLVALYRLADVALVTPVRDGMNLVAKEYIACKADQRGVLILSERAGAAQELSDALLINPTATGKVADVLHQALTMPEDEQKSRMSNLQALVRQYDVFAWTELFMNRLAYSKIKQLTLGTDFLDAEASAQLRRDYQKAPQRLLLLDYGGTLVDFHNNPEHAKPDEELLRLLRVLTANPRNRVVIISGHDRPTLENWLGHLRLDFIAEHGVWLRQAGEEWYLFRPMESKWKKGFRPLLEQYVSRTAGSFIEEKDYSLVWHYRRADAALGEVRSRELLNHLNFMTSNTDLQVLEGNKALEIKTIGITKGTAAQRWLTPDYSDFILAIGDDRTDEDIFRALSPDAYSVKVGSAIHSAARYSVGGISDVRKLLTGLAEVEATRPDVHVAQSTPT
- a CDS encoding glycoside hydrolase family 3 protein, giving the protein MKKLLIVLSLAALAGCGKGSQQTATAPAATSAQEMPPSKPEDFPFRNPDQPIDQRVNDLVGRLTLEEKVSQMLNASPAIDRLGIPAYNWWNEALHGVARTSMKTTVFPQAIGLAATFNTDAMLKMATITSDEARAVHNEYARRGERGIYQGLTFWTPNINIFRDPRWGRGQETYGEDPYLTGQLGSALVKGFQGDDPKYLKVTACAKHFAVHSGPEQLRHVFDAKISDYDLWDTYLPAFRDLIVDAKVASVMCAYNAYAGQPCCGSDKLMNEILYDKWKFQGYVTSDCDGINDFWQNHKTDPDAATAAANAVLHGTDLECATGKLFTYNSLLESVQRKLITEQQLDVSVKRLYKIRFQLGMFDPVERVKYAQIPMSVVESAPHQSHALQMAHESLVLLKNEKNTLPLRKDIKKLVVLGPNADNDAVQLGNYNGFPTDNVTPLEGIRAKVGKGTAVTFIQGVDYASNIVYETFDINKSLAFNGQPGFKAEYFKGTNLEGQPMVTTQEVGLDRYLANVKIEVVPGLPSENFSARYTTTFTPEKSEELAFQITGDDGYRLFVDNKLVIDNWKSRGVSTTQHKQKVVAGQKMDIKIEYFQADRRTILKFAGAHIVPMNAKNILAQVRDADAIIFVGGISPRLEGEEMKVDVEGFSGGDRTSIALPKVQTELLKVLKSSGKPVVFAMMTGSALGVPWEAANIPAIINTWYGGQATGTALADVLFGDYNPAGRLPVTFYRSEKQLPPFDNYDMEGRTYRYFKDTPLYPFGHGLSYTTFKYSGLKMPPSAPTGQPVTMSVEVQNTGKRDGDEVVQLYVKHPNAKTRVALHALEGFQRVNLKVGEKKTVQFTLTPRQLSLLNEKAERMEQAGQVQIFVGGGQPLKSALAAKQVLQANVALTGANVMID
- a CDS encoding SDR family oxidoreductase, which codes for MAGKLNGKVALITGASAGIGEACARALAAEGANLVLTARRDERLESLAAELRQLGVEVEFVAGDARDEETARRTVQAATDSFGRLDILINNAGAGNYKNLVDTSADEYDELMDTNMRTTFLFTRHAVPVMQAQKSGTILMLSSMAGVYGFAGEAVYCATKFAQVGFAQALDKELRPDGIKVGAICPGGVKTEFALGKGRTEEKVAQSGMLDAEDVAGAVLLACTQSANSRIIEIQMRTMDEALT